The Acinetobacter radioresistens DSM 6976 = NBRC 102413 = CIP 103788 DNA window CTAACTCACCAACCGAAACCGCACCGGCCACAATTGTTCCATCTTCAAGAACAGTCATAGGCGTACCATCAAAACCAAGATCACGAGAAAGCTGAACTGTAGAATCTACAGGGTTTTCACATAAACCATCTGATGTTGGCTCAATGCTAGAAATTAGGTATTCACGCCAAGCTTTTTGCTTATCTTTAGAACACCAAATCTTTTTAGACAGATTGCGTGCTTCTGGGTGCAGCCCTACTAATGGATTGAGGAAAACATAGATAGTGACGTTATCGAGTTTCATTAATTCTGCTTCTAGGCGTTTACAGAACGGACATTGTGGATCACTAAATACAGCCAATTTACGTGCGCCGTTGCCGCGCTTATAGGTAATTGCATCTTTGAATGGTAGTGAATTGAAGCTGATCTTTTTAAGTTCATCTCGCTTAGGGGATGTCATGTTTTGTTGATCTTTCATGCGGATAACATCACCAAACAAAAAGTAATCACCAGACTCGTCTGTATAGGCCAAGTTCTTACCAAGAACAACTTCATAAATGCCCTTAATCGGACTTGGTTCAACTGATGTCACTTTAGTTGCAGGATAGTTTTTCTTTAAATTCGCCTTCAATGTTGAAACGTCTGCCTGTGCAGAAACGATTGTCATTGAAGCAACTAAACCAAGAGCTACTTTTTTTAGAAGTTTCATATATTTTTACCTATAAATTTTAAATGCAGGAGGCGTAAACGGGAGTGAAGGTTCTTCTTCTGATTCAGCTTCTTCTACTTGATCATGGACCAAAGGTGATGGCTCAGGAACAACATCTTTAGATAGAGCTTCAACAGGTTTTGGATCAATAATTTCAAAGGGTTCGTTTATTAACCTTTGTTCAGTCGGTAGGGAAATCCCACCAGATTTCAGTAATTCATTATTCTCCTTGAGCAAAGAGAACATTTCGTACAATAGCTTTGCATCTGGTGAGTCTTGATTAAGAGGGATTTTCGGTGGCAGCAAATCAGGGTGATTAACACCGCCACGAACCAATAAACCGTTAGTTTCATACCACCGAAGGATTTCGAGCATTAACTTGGGAAAAGCACCATACTTAAGCGTATTCGCCCATTTCAATATTTCTGGGTCGGCATCTTTTCTGATAATTAGTTTCACTTCCTTCGATTTCATGAATCAAACCTCAAGCACTGAGTTCTAAGCATGAAGGATCAGACAAGGCTTGGGTGATGCCGTACTTACGCATTCCTATTGCAACTGAATAACGTGGATTCTCAGCAAGTTCGCATTGCGGCCAAAGCTTCTTAAGCTCATCAAACACAGCTTGAGAGCCACCGCCAGCGATAATAATGTGATCGATAGTACGAGCCTGATTACCTAAAAGGTTTTTAACGTCCTGCACTACTGAACTTACGGTCATTGGAATAGATTCATTCACTAGATCAGTTACATCACGGTATTTACCAAACTCTTTGAGCTTGCCCGTACGCATAATTTCTTGGCATTCGATTAATGTTGCATTAGTGCCTGTTGAACCAAGACGGTTTTGCAAATCCATTACTGCTTTATACATACCCACACTTGATCCTGAACTTTCTTGAATCCATTGAAAGTTATTCATCAGCAAAATATCGGTAGTGAAATGACCAACATCAACTACTGCAAATTTCTTACATGCTGTATTGGTTCCATTAGGCTTATAACGCCCTTCATCAGTAAGGATGCAATCTTGGAAAACGCCCCATGGCTGCGGCACAGGAGCTACAGAGCAGCCAAAGACAGATTTAACTTGCTGATATAGCAATTCTGCATTTGAGTTAAATGTATTAACTGGCAAACCGGCTA harbors:
- a CDS encoding DsbC family protein; this encodes MKLLKKVALGLVASMTIVSAQADVSTLKANLKKNYPATKVTSVEPSPIKGIYEVVLGKNLAYTDESGDYFLFGDVIRMKDQQNMTSPKRDELKKISFNSLPFKDAITYKRGNGARKLAVFSDPQCPFCKRLEAELMKLDNVTIYVFLNPLVGLHPEARNLSKKIWCSKDKQKAWREYLISSIEPTSDGLCENPVDSTVQLSRDLGFDGTPMTVLEDGTIVAGAVSVGELDYKLDKVAIDKANKK
- a CDS encoding ParM/StbA family protein, translating into MAKINPKEVVVGLDVGRSGVKLAFLFNNELKTHFIPSVVSPAKQLTFDANPNVTKENTIEVDGQSYFVGDTAIEQGATQTVGLNSNWLDGVEHKALLQRSKTFLKSYGVIPRLIVAGLPVNTFNSNAELLYQQVKSVFGCSVAPVPQPWGVFQDCILTDEGRYKPNGTNTACKKFAVVDVGHFTTDILLMNNFQWIQESSGSSVGMYKAVMDLQNRLGSTGTNATLIECQEIMRTGKLKEFGKYRDVTDLVNESIPMTVSSVVQDVKNLLGNQARTIDHIIIAGGGSQAVFDELKKLWPQCELAENPRYSVAIGMRKYGITQALSDPSCLELSA